One Aegilops tauschii subsp. strangulata cultivar AL8/78 chromosome 7, Aet v6.0, whole genome shotgun sequence genomic window carries:
- the LOC109747644 gene encoding uncharacterized protein, protein MASMAGAPRVRSLNIAAPEADARPVLVPGGNKAPAAARKPSPKPLRKAPEATPEKPLPPAATKGDGDGAKKDAAAATAGGDGGARRTPPRKPHNAPAVVLNASCSSEASVESLRGRAPGGRTERGWSRPAAPKRGKAAYKVVEKHADVAEVVAPVTPEAVQGKRRCAWVTPTTDPHYVTFHDEEWGVPVHDDRRLFELLVLSGALAELSWPEILKKRQIFREIFTNFDLIAVSNINEKKLVASGSIARSLLSEQKLRAVLENARQIVKIADEFGSFSQYCWGFLNHKPIVSKIRYPRQVPVKSPKADMMSKDMVRRGLRGVGPTVIYSFMQAAGLTNDHLVSCFRFKECKPSPTLGTSDANRVKTEAERKTEEPRTKAHGEEMTVNSDPSMAIDTLTIS, encoded by the exons ATGGCTTCAATGGCCGGGGCGCCGAGGGTcaggtccctcaacatcgcggcgCCGGAGGCGGACGCGAGGCCGGTGCTGGTGCCGGGGGGCAACAAGGCCCCGGCCGCTGCGCGGAAGCCTTCTCCCAAGCCGCTGCGGAAGGCGCCGGAGGCCACGCCGGAGAAGCCTCTGCCCCCCGCCGCGACCAAGGGGGATGGGGATGGCGCAAAGAAGGACGCCGCGGCCGCCActgccggcggcgacggcggcgcgaggcggacccCGCCGAGGAAGCCGCACAATGCGCCGGCGGTGGTCCTCAACGCGTCCTGCTCCTCGGAGGCCTCCGTGGAGTCGCTCCGCGGCCGGGCCCCAGGCGGAAGGACGGAGAGGGGCTGGTCCCGGCCGGCCGCGCCCAAGCGTGGTAAGGCTGCTTATAAGGTGGTGGAGAAGCATGCCGATGTCGCGGAGGTTGTCGCTCCGGTGACGCCGGAGGCCGTCCAAGGGAAGCGGAGGTGCGCCTGGGTGACTCCGACCACCG ATCCTCACTATGTCACTTTCCATGATGAGGAATGGGGGGTTCCAGTTCACGACGACAG GAGATTATTCGAGCTACTTGTATTATCTGGTGCATTAGCAGAACTATCATGGCCTGAAATTCTCAAGAAGAGACAAATTTTCAG AGAAATTTTCACGAACTTCGATTTGATTGCTGTCTCCAATATAAATGAAAAGAAGCTGGTAGCGTCAGGAAGCATTGCCAGGTCACTTTTGTCAGAGCAAAAGCTGCGAGCAGTCCTCGAAAATGCTCGCCAGATAGTTAAG ATTGCAGATGAATTTGGATCCTTCAGTCAATACTGCTGGGGTTTTCTGAACCACAAACCGATAGTAAGCAAAATCCGATATCCAAGGCAAGTCCCTGTCAAGAGCCCCAAGGCAGACATGATGAGCAAGGACATGGTGCGAAGGGGACTCCGAGGCGTGGGCCCAACGGTCATATATTCCTTCATGCAGGCGGCAGGGCTAACCAATGATCACCTGGTCAGTTGCTTCCGTTTCAAAGAATGCAAGCCGTCTCCAACCCTTGGCACGAGCGACGCCAACAGGGTGAAGACAGAGGCAGAACGAAAAACGGAGGAGCCGAGAACAAAAGCCCACGGGGAGGAGATGACCGTAAACTCGGACCCGTCGATGGCGATCGACACGCTCACCATTTCGTAG